One genomic segment of Musa acuminata AAA Group cultivar baxijiao chromosome BXJ3-3, Cavendish_Baxijiao_AAA, whole genome shotgun sequence includes these proteins:
- the LOC135632935 gene encoding transcription factor bHLH62-like isoform X3 yields the protein MEKEGVWGLNWQSADALVPPELNSGSSASGQLPQCLLDLKWRQPMTHEADFQSALRSLVSSPSTHPAELIGRLGVVCNSGEMSPSPRRRSTRLNSPPKLDLSVMDRSHQGRGGLPMPANPLSGAHLFTSSASRSGGRSSAGFPVQFGLPETPGNLSRVSSSKSLMVGAASRTTAPETGDEVAMLSPAQMEMELMSKICGSLTPEDSELGNGQDESSVSDRVTAEASSLRNVVDSNARKRKAAAKGKGKMTELENSDAKRHKAAESNGKNSDAKPPEPLKDYIHVRARRGQATDAHSLAERVRREKISKRMKFLQDLVPGCNKVTGKAVMLDEIINYVQSLQRQVEFLSMKLATMNPQLDNMELLIPKLMYQAHGTTMPQPLYPVETTSLSFSYAHRPQAASGLEAQFSMDALESSLSQPQNLQPAPLDVRIAAVTWKNDMNYEFWDQRYGNLSQVGDYWEDDLHSVAQLGLGQNQEAAISSQGFHSKRDGNQCWLDSLCSCKMLGEM from the exons ATGGAAAAAGAGGGAGTTTGGGGCCTAAACTGGCAGTCCGCCGACGCCCTGGTGCCGCCGGAGTTGAATTCCGGCTCCTCAGCCTCCGGCCAGTTGCCGCAGTGCCTCCTCGATCTCAAATGGAGGCAGCCGATGACCCACGAAGCTGACTTCCAGTCGGCGCTCAGGTCGCTCGTCTCGTCGCCGTCCACTCACCCGGCGGAGCTCATCGGCCGGCTGGGGGTCGTCTGTAACTCCGGCGAGATGTCCCCCAGTCCTCGACGCCGCAGCACCCGTCTGAATTCCCCTCCAAAACTCGATCTTTCCGTGATGGATCGCTCGCACCAGGGGAGAGGCGGCCTCCCGATGCCGGCGAATCCATTGTCTGGAGCCCATCTCTTCACGTCCTCCGCCTCCCGCAGCGGAGGAAGGAGCTCCGCGGGTTTCCCGGTCCAATTCGGCCTCCCGGAGACTCCTGGAAACCTTTCAAGGGTCTCGAGCAGCAAATCCCTAATGGTAGGTGCAGCATCTCGCACGACAGCTCCGGAGACCGGCGACGAGGTCGCGATGCTGAGCCCTGCCCAAATGGAGATGGAGCTGATGTCTAAAATCTGCGGATCTCTGACGCCGGAGGATTCCGAGCTCGGCAATGGCCAGGACGAGTCGTCGGTCTCCGACCGGGTGACGGCCGAGGCATCATCCTTGAGGAACGTCGTCGACAGCAACGCAAGGAAGAGGAAGGCCGCTGCAAAGGGGAAGGGAAAG ATGACAGAGCTGGAGAACTCCGATGCCAAGCGTCACAAAGCAGCTGAATCGAATGGCAAGAACAGTGACGCCAAGCCACCGGAGCCTCTCAAGGACTACATCCACGTGCGGGCGAGAAGAGGACAAGCCACTGATGCTCACAGCCTCGCGGAGAGG GTTAGGAGAGAAAAGATCAGCAAGAGGATGAAGTTCCTGCAAGATCTCGTGCCAGGTTGCAACAAG GTGACCGGCAAAGCCGTCATGCTGGATGAGATCATAAACTATGTGCAGTCGCTGCAGCGGCAAGTCGAG TTCTTGTCGATGAAGCTGGCGACTATGAATCCCCAGCTGGACAACATGGAACTCCTCATTCCAAAACTT ATGTATCAAGCGCATGGAACGACGATGCCGCAGCCGCTTTATCCAGTGGAGACGACGAGCTTATCGTTCTCGTATGCTCATCGGCCTCAGGCAGCTTCTGGACTCGAAGCACAGTTCTCCATGGATGCATTGGAATCCTCCTTGAGCCAGCCTCAGAATCTGCAACCGGCTCCTCTGGATGTAAGAATTGCAGCCGTAACATGGAAGAATGACATGAATTATGAGTTCTGGGATCAACGATATGGTAATCTTTCACAGGTCGGGGATTATTGGGAGGATGACCTGCACAGTGTTGCTCAGCTCGGCCTTGGACAGAACCAGGAGGCTGCAATCTCCTCCCAGGGTTTCCACAGTAAGCGTGATGGAAACCAGTGTTGGTTGGATTCATTATGTTCATGCAAGATGTTAGGGGAAATGTGA
- the LOC135632935 gene encoding transcription factor bHLH62-like isoform X6: MEKEGVWGLNWQSADALVPPELNSGSSASGQLPQCLLDLKWRQPMTHEADFQSALRSLVSSPSTHPAELIGRLGVVCNSGEMSPSPRRRSTRLNSPPKLDLSVMDRSHQGRGGLPMPANPLSGAHLFTSSASRSGGRSSAGFPVQFGLPETPGNLSRVSSSKSLMVGAASRTTAPETGDEVAMLSPAQMEMELMSKICGSLTPEDSELGNGQDESSVSDRVTAEASSLRNVVDSNARKRKAAAKGKGKMTELENSDAKRHKAAESNGKNSDAKPPEPLKDYIHVRARRGQATDAHSLAERVRREKISKRMKFLQDLVPGCNKVTGKAVMLDEIINYVQSLQRQVEFLSMKLATMNPQLDNMELLIPKLMYQAHGTTMPQPLYPVETTSLSFSYAHRPQAASGLEAQFSMDALESSLSQPQNLQPAPLDVGDYWEDDLHSVAQLGLGQNQEAAISSQGFHSQIMHANHMKIEL; this comes from the exons ATGGAAAAAGAGGGAGTTTGGGGCCTAAACTGGCAGTCCGCCGACGCCCTGGTGCCGCCGGAGTTGAATTCCGGCTCCTCAGCCTCCGGCCAGTTGCCGCAGTGCCTCCTCGATCTCAAATGGAGGCAGCCGATGACCCACGAAGCTGACTTCCAGTCGGCGCTCAGGTCGCTCGTCTCGTCGCCGTCCACTCACCCGGCGGAGCTCATCGGCCGGCTGGGGGTCGTCTGTAACTCCGGCGAGATGTCCCCCAGTCCTCGACGCCGCAGCACCCGTCTGAATTCCCCTCCAAAACTCGATCTTTCCGTGATGGATCGCTCGCACCAGGGGAGAGGCGGCCTCCCGATGCCGGCGAATCCATTGTCTGGAGCCCATCTCTTCACGTCCTCCGCCTCCCGCAGCGGAGGAAGGAGCTCCGCGGGTTTCCCGGTCCAATTCGGCCTCCCGGAGACTCCTGGAAACCTTTCAAGGGTCTCGAGCAGCAAATCCCTAATGGTAGGTGCAGCATCTCGCACGACAGCTCCGGAGACCGGCGACGAGGTCGCGATGCTGAGCCCTGCCCAAATGGAGATGGAGCTGATGTCTAAAATCTGCGGATCTCTGACGCCGGAGGATTCCGAGCTCGGCAATGGCCAGGACGAGTCGTCGGTCTCCGACCGGGTGACGGCCGAGGCATCATCCTTGAGGAACGTCGTCGACAGCAACGCAAGGAAGAGGAAGGCCGCTGCAAAGGGGAAGGGAAAG ATGACAGAGCTGGAGAACTCCGATGCCAAGCGTCACAAAGCAGCTGAATCGAATGGCAAGAACAGTGACGCCAAGCCACCGGAGCCTCTCAAGGACTACATCCACGTGCGGGCGAGAAGAGGACAAGCCACTGATGCTCACAGCCTCGCGGAGAGG GTTAGGAGAGAAAAGATCAGCAAGAGGATGAAGTTCCTGCAAGATCTCGTGCCAGGTTGCAACAAG GTGACCGGCAAAGCCGTCATGCTGGATGAGATCATAAACTATGTGCAGTCGCTGCAGCGGCAAGTCGAG TTCTTGTCGATGAAGCTGGCGACTATGAATCCCCAGCTGGACAACATGGAACTCCTCATTCCAAAACTT ATGTATCAAGCGCATGGAACGACGATGCCGCAGCCGCTTTATCCAGTGGAGACGACGAGCTTATCGTTCTCGTATGCTCATCGGCCTCAGGCAGCTTCTGGACTCGAAGCACAGTTCTCCATGGATGCATTGGAATCCTCCTTGAGCCAGCCTCAGAATCTGCAACCGGCTCCTCTGGAT GTCGGGGATTATTGGGAGGATGACCTGCACAGTGTTGCTCAGCTCGGCCTTGGACAGAACCAGGAGGCTGCAATCTCCTCCCAGGGTTTCCACA GCCAAATAATGCATGCAAATCACATGAAAATTGAGCTCTGA
- the LOC135634348 gene encoding nuclear transport factor 2-like: MAVQPSVAGRSPLSAQVVGNAFVQQYYHILHQSPELVYRFYQESSKLGRPDAHGAMSLITTTEAINEKILSIGFVRVETKSVDAQESLGGGVIVLVTGFLTGEDTVKRDFTQSFFLAPQDKGYYVLNDIFRFVEEADNQPEHQGLVNGTSAPHVPEHGSPTQKEQHALEQMSPSAVEDEGVSEVEVYNPSDNGEVVEEEEPMGEVINEAPNTCQTAVVESRAVTTQEELPKKSYASIVKILKGSSSAFVPARIPSRPTSIKAESQALPTPAADVPASSFNAAESSNMQEAEADGYSIYVKNLPLDATPAQLEEEFKKFGAIKSGGIQVRSHKLQGFCFGFVEFEAASAVQSAIEASPVIIGGRQAYVEEKRTTGSRVSNRGRFAPDRGGGFYNDGRGRGYYGGGRGYGRGDYNARPDFGSRDGGRGRSSNRRSDVGYQRV, from the exons ATGGCCGTCCAGCCGTCGGTCGCCGGCCGATCCCCGTTGTCGGCCCAAGTG GTGGGGAACGCGTTTGTTCAGCAGTACTACCATATCCTTCATCAGTCGCCCGAGCTGGTCTACCGGTTCTACCAGGAGAGCAGCAAGCTCGGCCGGCCGGATGCCCATGGCGCCATGAGCTTGATCACCACCACCGAG GCGATCAATGAGAAGATATTGTCTATCGGCTTTGTTAGAGTGGAGACGAAATCGGTGGATGCCCAAGAATCTCTTGGCGGTGGGGTGATTGTTCTTGTGACCGGGTTCCTCACTGGAGAGGACACTGTTAAGAGAGACTTCACCCAGTCTTTCTTTCTTGCTCCCCAGGACAAGGGTTACTATGTCTTGAATGACATATTTAGGTTCGTGGAAGAGGCAGACAACCAGCCAGAGCACCAAGGCTTGGTGAATGGTACTAGTGCACCTCATGTACCGGAGCATG GTTCCCCAACACAAAAGGAGCAGCACGCCCTGGAACAAATGTCCCCATCGGCAGTAGAAGATGAGGGCGTGAGCGAGGTGGAAGTCTATAATCCTTCAGACAATGGGGAGGTAGTAGAAGAGGAAGAACCCATGGGGGAGGTGATTAATGAAGCTCCAAACACTTGTCAAACAGCAGTGGTTGAATCACGTGCTGTGACGACCCAAGAAGAGTTGCCAAAGAAATCATATGCTTCAATT gtgaaaatattaaaaggtaGTTCTTCTGCATTTGTTCCAGCACGTATTCCTTCTAGGCCTACATCGATTAAAGCAGAGTCACAGGCACTCCCTACTCCAGCAGCTGATGTGCCTGCATCCAGTTTTAATGCTGCAGAAAGCAGCAATATGCAAGAGGCAGAGG CTGATGGTTATTCCATATATGTGAAAAATTTACCTTTGGATGCAACCCCTGCTCAACTTGAAGAGGAGTTCAAGAAGTTTGGTGCCATCAAGTCCGGTGGCATACAAGTTAGAAGTCATAAG CTGCAAGGTTTCTGTTTTGGCTTTGTGGAGTTTGAGGCTGCTAGTGCTGTTCAAAGTGCAATAGAG GCCTCACCTGTAATAATTGGTGGTCGCCAAGCTTATGTTGAGGAAAAGAGGACTACAGGTTCACGAG TTAGCAACAGAGGAAGATTTGCACCTGATAGAGGGGGTGGGTTCTACAATGATGGGAGAGGGCGTGGTTACTATGGTGGTGGGAGGGGTTATGGTAGAGGGGATTACAATGCTCGACCTGATTTTGGAAGTAGAGATGGGGGTAGGGGAAGATCTTCAAATCGCAGAAGTGATGTTGGGTACCAGAGGGTTTGA
- the LOC135632935 gene encoding transcription factor bHLH62-like isoform X2 produces MEKEGVWGLNWQSADALVPPELNSGSSASGQLPQCLLDLKWRQPMTHEADFQSALRSLVSSPSTHPAELIGRLGVVCNSGEMSPSPRRRSTRLNSPPKLDLSVMDRSHQGRGGLPMPANPLSGAHLFTSSASRSGGRSSAGFPVQFGLPETPGNLSRVSSSKSLMVGAASRTTAPETGDEVAMLSPAQMEMELMSKICGSLTPEDSELGNGQDESSVSDRVTAEASSLRNVVDSNARKRKAAAKGKGKVPPVSSSSTDPPYMTELENSDAKRHKAAESNGKNSDAKPPEPLKDYIHVRARRGQATDAHSLAERVRREKISKRMKFLQDLVPGCNKVTGKAVMLDEIINYVQSLQRQVEFLSMKLATMNPQLDNMELLIPKLMYQAHGTTMPQPLYPVETTSLSFSYAHRPQAASGLEAQFSMDALESSLSQPQNLQPAPLDVRIAAVTWKNDMNYEFWDQRYGNLSQVGDYWEDDLHSVAQLGLGQNQEAAISSQGFHSQIMHANHMKIEL; encoded by the exons ATGGAAAAAGAGGGAGTTTGGGGCCTAAACTGGCAGTCCGCCGACGCCCTGGTGCCGCCGGAGTTGAATTCCGGCTCCTCAGCCTCCGGCCAGTTGCCGCAGTGCCTCCTCGATCTCAAATGGAGGCAGCCGATGACCCACGAAGCTGACTTCCAGTCGGCGCTCAGGTCGCTCGTCTCGTCGCCGTCCACTCACCCGGCGGAGCTCATCGGCCGGCTGGGGGTCGTCTGTAACTCCGGCGAGATGTCCCCCAGTCCTCGACGCCGCAGCACCCGTCTGAATTCCCCTCCAAAACTCGATCTTTCCGTGATGGATCGCTCGCACCAGGGGAGAGGCGGCCTCCCGATGCCGGCGAATCCATTGTCTGGAGCCCATCTCTTCACGTCCTCCGCCTCCCGCAGCGGAGGAAGGAGCTCCGCGGGTTTCCCGGTCCAATTCGGCCTCCCGGAGACTCCTGGAAACCTTTCAAGGGTCTCGAGCAGCAAATCCCTAATGGTAGGTGCAGCATCTCGCACGACAGCTCCGGAGACCGGCGACGAGGTCGCGATGCTGAGCCCTGCCCAAATGGAGATGGAGCTGATGTCTAAAATCTGCGGATCTCTGACGCCGGAGGATTCCGAGCTCGGCAATGGCCAGGACGAGTCGTCGGTCTCCGACCGGGTGACGGCCGAGGCATCATCCTTGAGGAACGTCGTCGACAGCAACGCAAGGAAGAGGAAGGCCGCTGCAAAGGGGAAGGGAAAGGTGCCACCTGTATCCTCTTCTTCCACCGATCCCCCTTAC ATGACAGAGCTGGAGAACTCCGATGCCAAGCGTCACAAAGCAGCTGAATCGAATGGCAAGAACAGTGACGCCAAGCCACCGGAGCCTCTCAAGGACTACATCCACGTGCGGGCGAGAAGAGGACAAGCCACTGATGCTCACAGCCTCGCGGAGAGG GTTAGGAGAGAAAAGATCAGCAAGAGGATGAAGTTCCTGCAAGATCTCGTGCCAGGTTGCAACAAG GTGACCGGCAAAGCCGTCATGCTGGATGAGATCATAAACTATGTGCAGTCGCTGCAGCGGCAAGTCGAG TTCTTGTCGATGAAGCTGGCGACTATGAATCCCCAGCTGGACAACATGGAACTCCTCATTCCAAAACTT ATGTATCAAGCGCATGGAACGACGATGCCGCAGCCGCTTTATCCAGTGGAGACGACGAGCTTATCGTTCTCGTATGCTCATCGGCCTCAGGCAGCTTCTGGACTCGAAGCACAGTTCTCCATGGATGCATTGGAATCCTCCTTGAGCCAGCCTCAGAATCTGCAACCGGCTCCTCTGGATGTAAGAATTGCAGCCGTAACATGGAAGAATGACATGAATTATGAGTTCTGGGATCAACGATATGGTAATCTTTCACAGGTCGGGGATTATTGGGAGGATGACCTGCACAGTGTTGCTCAGCTCGGCCTTGGACAGAACCAGGAGGCTGCAATCTCCTCCCAGGGTTTCCACA GCCAAATAATGCATGCAAATCACATGAAAATTGAGCTCTGA
- the LOC135632935 gene encoding transcription factor bHLH62-like isoform X1 has translation MEKEGVWGLNWQSADALVPPELNSGSSASGQLPQCLLDLKWRQPMTHEADFQSALRSLVSSPSTHPAELIGRLGVVCNSGEMSPSPRRRSTRLNSPPKLDLSVMDRSHQGRGGLPMPANPLSGAHLFTSSASRSGGRSSAGFPVQFGLPETPGNLSRVSSSKSLMVGAASRTTAPETGDEVAMLSPAQMEMELMSKICGSLTPEDSELGNGQDESSVSDRVTAEASSLRNVVDSNARKRKAAAKGKGKVPPVSSSSTDPPYMTELENSDAKRHKAAESNGKNSDAKPPEPLKDYIHVRARRGQATDAHSLAERVRREKISKRMKFLQDLVPGCNKVTGKAVMLDEIINYVQSLQRQVEFLSMKLATMNPQLDNMELLIPKLMYQAHGTTMPQPLYPVETTSLSFSYAHRPQAASGLEAQFSMDALESSLSQPQNLQPAPLDVRIAAVTWKNDMNYEFWDQRYGNLSQVGDYWEDDLHSVAQLGLGQNQEAAISSQGFHSKRDGNQCWLDSLCSCKMLGEM, from the exons ATGGAAAAAGAGGGAGTTTGGGGCCTAAACTGGCAGTCCGCCGACGCCCTGGTGCCGCCGGAGTTGAATTCCGGCTCCTCAGCCTCCGGCCAGTTGCCGCAGTGCCTCCTCGATCTCAAATGGAGGCAGCCGATGACCCACGAAGCTGACTTCCAGTCGGCGCTCAGGTCGCTCGTCTCGTCGCCGTCCACTCACCCGGCGGAGCTCATCGGCCGGCTGGGGGTCGTCTGTAACTCCGGCGAGATGTCCCCCAGTCCTCGACGCCGCAGCACCCGTCTGAATTCCCCTCCAAAACTCGATCTTTCCGTGATGGATCGCTCGCACCAGGGGAGAGGCGGCCTCCCGATGCCGGCGAATCCATTGTCTGGAGCCCATCTCTTCACGTCCTCCGCCTCCCGCAGCGGAGGAAGGAGCTCCGCGGGTTTCCCGGTCCAATTCGGCCTCCCGGAGACTCCTGGAAACCTTTCAAGGGTCTCGAGCAGCAAATCCCTAATGGTAGGTGCAGCATCTCGCACGACAGCTCCGGAGACCGGCGACGAGGTCGCGATGCTGAGCCCTGCCCAAATGGAGATGGAGCTGATGTCTAAAATCTGCGGATCTCTGACGCCGGAGGATTCCGAGCTCGGCAATGGCCAGGACGAGTCGTCGGTCTCCGACCGGGTGACGGCCGAGGCATCATCCTTGAGGAACGTCGTCGACAGCAACGCAAGGAAGAGGAAGGCCGCTGCAAAGGGGAAGGGAAAGGTGCCACCTGTATCCTCTTCTTCCACCGATCCCCCTTAC ATGACAGAGCTGGAGAACTCCGATGCCAAGCGTCACAAAGCAGCTGAATCGAATGGCAAGAACAGTGACGCCAAGCCACCGGAGCCTCTCAAGGACTACATCCACGTGCGGGCGAGAAGAGGACAAGCCACTGATGCTCACAGCCTCGCGGAGAGG GTTAGGAGAGAAAAGATCAGCAAGAGGATGAAGTTCCTGCAAGATCTCGTGCCAGGTTGCAACAAG GTGACCGGCAAAGCCGTCATGCTGGATGAGATCATAAACTATGTGCAGTCGCTGCAGCGGCAAGTCGAG TTCTTGTCGATGAAGCTGGCGACTATGAATCCCCAGCTGGACAACATGGAACTCCTCATTCCAAAACTT ATGTATCAAGCGCATGGAACGACGATGCCGCAGCCGCTTTATCCAGTGGAGACGACGAGCTTATCGTTCTCGTATGCTCATCGGCCTCAGGCAGCTTCTGGACTCGAAGCACAGTTCTCCATGGATGCATTGGAATCCTCCTTGAGCCAGCCTCAGAATCTGCAACCGGCTCCTCTGGATGTAAGAATTGCAGCCGTAACATGGAAGAATGACATGAATTATGAGTTCTGGGATCAACGATATGGTAATCTTTCACAGGTCGGGGATTATTGGGAGGATGACCTGCACAGTGTTGCTCAGCTCGGCCTTGGACAGAACCAGGAGGCTGCAATCTCCTCCCAGGGTTTCCACAGTAAGCGTGATGGAAACCAGTGTTGGTTGGATTCATTATGTTCATGCAAGATGTTAGGGGAAATGTGA
- the LOC135632935 gene encoding transcription factor bHLH62-like isoform X4 translates to MEKEGVWGLNWQSADALVPPELNSGSSASGQLPQCLLDLKWRQPMTHEADFQSALRSLVSSPSTHPAELIGRLGVVCNSGEMSPSPRRRSTRLNSPPKLDLSVMDRSHQGRGGLPMPANPLSGAHLFTSSASRSGGRSSAGFPVQFGLPETPGNLSRVSSSKSLMVGAASRTTAPETGDEVAMLSPAQMEMELMSKICGSLTPEDSELGNGQDESSVSDRVTAEASSLRNVVDSNARKRKAAAKGKGKVPPVSSSSTDPPYMTELENSDAKRHKAAESNGKNSDAKPPEPLKDYIHVRARRGQATDAHSLAERVRREKISKRMKFLQDLVPGCNKVTGKAVMLDEIINYVQSLQRQVEFLSMKLATMNPQLDNMELLIPKLMYQAHGTTMPQPLYPVETTSLSFSYAHRPQAASGLEAQFSMDALESSLSQPQNLQPAPLDVGDYWEDDLHSVAQLGLGQNQEAAISSQGFHSKRDGNQCWLDSLCSCKMLGEM, encoded by the exons ATGGAAAAAGAGGGAGTTTGGGGCCTAAACTGGCAGTCCGCCGACGCCCTGGTGCCGCCGGAGTTGAATTCCGGCTCCTCAGCCTCCGGCCAGTTGCCGCAGTGCCTCCTCGATCTCAAATGGAGGCAGCCGATGACCCACGAAGCTGACTTCCAGTCGGCGCTCAGGTCGCTCGTCTCGTCGCCGTCCACTCACCCGGCGGAGCTCATCGGCCGGCTGGGGGTCGTCTGTAACTCCGGCGAGATGTCCCCCAGTCCTCGACGCCGCAGCACCCGTCTGAATTCCCCTCCAAAACTCGATCTTTCCGTGATGGATCGCTCGCACCAGGGGAGAGGCGGCCTCCCGATGCCGGCGAATCCATTGTCTGGAGCCCATCTCTTCACGTCCTCCGCCTCCCGCAGCGGAGGAAGGAGCTCCGCGGGTTTCCCGGTCCAATTCGGCCTCCCGGAGACTCCTGGAAACCTTTCAAGGGTCTCGAGCAGCAAATCCCTAATGGTAGGTGCAGCATCTCGCACGACAGCTCCGGAGACCGGCGACGAGGTCGCGATGCTGAGCCCTGCCCAAATGGAGATGGAGCTGATGTCTAAAATCTGCGGATCTCTGACGCCGGAGGATTCCGAGCTCGGCAATGGCCAGGACGAGTCGTCGGTCTCCGACCGGGTGACGGCCGAGGCATCATCCTTGAGGAACGTCGTCGACAGCAACGCAAGGAAGAGGAAGGCCGCTGCAAAGGGGAAGGGAAAGGTGCCACCTGTATCCTCTTCTTCCACCGATCCCCCTTAC ATGACAGAGCTGGAGAACTCCGATGCCAAGCGTCACAAAGCAGCTGAATCGAATGGCAAGAACAGTGACGCCAAGCCACCGGAGCCTCTCAAGGACTACATCCACGTGCGGGCGAGAAGAGGACAAGCCACTGATGCTCACAGCCTCGCGGAGAGG GTTAGGAGAGAAAAGATCAGCAAGAGGATGAAGTTCCTGCAAGATCTCGTGCCAGGTTGCAACAAG GTGACCGGCAAAGCCGTCATGCTGGATGAGATCATAAACTATGTGCAGTCGCTGCAGCGGCAAGTCGAG TTCTTGTCGATGAAGCTGGCGACTATGAATCCCCAGCTGGACAACATGGAACTCCTCATTCCAAAACTT ATGTATCAAGCGCATGGAACGACGATGCCGCAGCCGCTTTATCCAGTGGAGACGACGAGCTTATCGTTCTCGTATGCTCATCGGCCTCAGGCAGCTTCTGGACTCGAAGCACAGTTCTCCATGGATGCATTGGAATCCTCCTTGAGCCAGCCTCAGAATCTGCAACCGGCTCCTCTGGAT GTCGGGGATTATTGGGAGGATGACCTGCACAGTGTTGCTCAGCTCGGCCTTGGACAGAACCAGGAGGCTGCAATCTCCTCCCAGGGTTTCCACAGTAAGCGTGATGGAAACCAGTGTTGGTTGGATTCATTATGTTCATGCAAGATGTTAGGGGAAATGTGA
- the LOC135632935 gene encoding transcription factor bHLH62-like isoform X5, giving the protein MEKEGVWGLNWQSADALVPPELNSGSSASGQLPQCLLDLKWRQPMTHEADFQSALRSLVSSPSTHPAELIGRLGVVCNSGEMSPSPRRRSTRLNSPPKLDLSVMDRSHQGRGGLPMPANPLSGAHLFTSSASRSGGRSSAGFPVQFGLPETPGNLSRVSSSKSLMVGAASRTTAPETGDEVAMLSPAQMEMELMSKICGSLTPEDSELGNGQDESSVSDRVTAEASSLRNVVDSNARKRKAAAKGKGKVPPVSSSSTDPPYMTELENSDAKRHKAAESNGKNSDAKPPEPLKDYIHVRARRGQATDAHSLAERVRREKISKRMKFLQDLVPGCNKVTGKAVMLDEIINYVQSLQRQVEFLSMKLATMNPQLDNMELLIPKLMYQAHGTTMPQPLYPVETTSLSFSYAHRPQAASGLEAQFSMDALESSLSQPQNLQPAPLDVGDYWEDDLHSVAQLGLGQNQEAAISSQGFHSQIMHANHMKIEL; this is encoded by the exons ATGGAAAAAGAGGGAGTTTGGGGCCTAAACTGGCAGTCCGCCGACGCCCTGGTGCCGCCGGAGTTGAATTCCGGCTCCTCAGCCTCCGGCCAGTTGCCGCAGTGCCTCCTCGATCTCAAATGGAGGCAGCCGATGACCCACGAAGCTGACTTCCAGTCGGCGCTCAGGTCGCTCGTCTCGTCGCCGTCCACTCACCCGGCGGAGCTCATCGGCCGGCTGGGGGTCGTCTGTAACTCCGGCGAGATGTCCCCCAGTCCTCGACGCCGCAGCACCCGTCTGAATTCCCCTCCAAAACTCGATCTTTCCGTGATGGATCGCTCGCACCAGGGGAGAGGCGGCCTCCCGATGCCGGCGAATCCATTGTCTGGAGCCCATCTCTTCACGTCCTCCGCCTCCCGCAGCGGAGGAAGGAGCTCCGCGGGTTTCCCGGTCCAATTCGGCCTCCCGGAGACTCCTGGAAACCTTTCAAGGGTCTCGAGCAGCAAATCCCTAATGGTAGGTGCAGCATCTCGCACGACAGCTCCGGAGACCGGCGACGAGGTCGCGATGCTGAGCCCTGCCCAAATGGAGATGGAGCTGATGTCTAAAATCTGCGGATCTCTGACGCCGGAGGATTCCGAGCTCGGCAATGGCCAGGACGAGTCGTCGGTCTCCGACCGGGTGACGGCCGAGGCATCATCCTTGAGGAACGTCGTCGACAGCAACGCAAGGAAGAGGAAGGCCGCTGCAAAGGGGAAGGGAAAGGTGCCACCTGTATCCTCTTCTTCCACCGATCCCCCTTAC ATGACAGAGCTGGAGAACTCCGATGCCAAGCGTCACAAAGCAGCTGAATCGAATGGCAAGAACAGTGACGCCAAGCCACCGGAGCCTCTCAAGGACTACATCCACGTGCGGGCGAGAAGAGGACAAGCCACTGATGCTCACAGCCTCGCGGAGAGG GTTAGGAGAGAAAAGATCAGCAAGAGGATGAAGTTCCTGCAAGATCTCGTGCCAGGTTGCAACAAG GTGACCGGCAAAGCCGTCATGCTGGATGAGATCATAAACTATGTGCAGTCGCTGCAGCGGCAAGTCGAG TTCTTGTCGATGAAGCTGGCGACTATGAATCCCCAGCTGGACAACATGGAACTCCTCATTCCAAAACTT ATGTATCAAGCGCATGGAACGACGATGCCGCAGCCGCTTTATCCAGTGGAGACGACGAGCTTATCGTTCTCGTATGCTCATCGGCCTCAGGCAGCTTCTGGACTCGAAGCACAGTTCTCCATGGATGCATTGGAATCCTCCTTGAGCCAGCCTCAGAATCTGCAACCGGCTCCTCTGGAT GTCGGGGATTATTGGGAGGATGACCTGCACAGTGTTGCTCAGCTCGGCCTTGGACAGAACCAGGAGGCTGCAATCTCCTCCCAGGGTTTCCACA GCCAAATAATGCATGCAAATCACATGAAAATTGAGCTCTGA